A window from Citrus sinensis cultivar Valencia sweet orange chromosome 3, DVS_A1.0, whole genome shotgun sequence encodes these proteins:
- the LOC102616551 gene encoding wall-associated receptor kinase 2-like has product MAVHLCLVLLQIIVLRLRPIIASERFPCPTECGNVSISYPFGIGEGCYFDKGYEVICDHPSGIPKAFLPGVNRLELVDILSNDSRAAVRVNVPAIFLNSSSKRTSNIAKGVNLSGTPFSFSTDNKFAAIGCKMRYHQGNGSSVFDGCLSICTCDPTVYPACYDFLCPLRPNITHLFNLNKSYLFSQSIPQKCQSVFLVDEDWVNSKYLEDPHDLEDQREVPAVLKWGEKIGSCFEEYNSYSIFCNSDKTGCLTQLSSGHLCLCSAGYNLEKAYCSGTYWIMC; this is encoded by the coding sequence ATGGCTGTGCATCTTTGTCTGGTGTTGCTGCAGATTATTGTTTTGCGCCTCAGGCCGATCATAGCATCAGAAAGATTTCCCTGTCCAACTGAATGTGGAAATGTCAGCATCAGCTACCCCTTCGGAATCGGAGAAGGGTGCTACTTTGACAAGGGTTACGAAGTTATCTGCGATCACCCTTCTGGCATTCCCAAAGCTTTTCTTCCTGGCGTCAACAGGCTAGAATTAGTGGATATTCTCTCTAATGATTCAAGAGCCGCGGTTAGAGTCAACGTTCCTGCGATTTTTTTAAACAGCAGTAGTAAGCGAACAAGCAATATTGCTAAAGGCGTCAACTTATCAGGTACCCCTTTCTCCTTTTCGACTGACAATAAATTCGCTGCCATAGGCTGCAAAATGAGATATCACCAAGGGAACGGTTCATCTGTGTTTGATGGGTGTCTGTCGATTTGTACTTGTGATCCTACTGTCTACCCTGCTTGCTATGATTTCCTATGCCCCCTTCGTCCAAATATTACTCATCTTTTCAATCTAAATAAATCATACTTGTTTTCTCAAAGTATTCCTCAGAAATGTCAGTCTGTTTTCCTGGTTGATGAAGATTGGGTCAACAGCAAGTACCTTGAAGATCCTCATGATTTGGAAGATCAACGAGAAGTTCCTGCAGTGTTGAAGTGGGGAGAAAAGATAGGCAGTTGTTTTGAAGAATATAACTCATAttctattttttgtaattcggATAAAACAGGTTGCTTAACACAATTAAGCTCAGGCCATTTATGTCTTTGCTCTGCTGGCTACAACCTAGAGAAAGCATACTGCTCAGGTACTTATTGGATTATGTgttaa
- the LOC102622033 gene encoding wall-associated receptor kinase-like 2 translates to MSNDVTVLRCGGGLALFFLLIGIWWLYKFTKRRREIKLKHKFFKKNGGLLLQQELSSNEGNIEKMKLFTSKDLEKATDNYNANRILGQGGQGIVYKGMLVDGRIVAVKKAKILDESNLEQFINEVVILSQIDPRNVVKLLGCCLETEVPLLVYEFIPNGSLNQYIHYRSEEFPITWEMYLSIAFEVSGALSYLHSAASIPIYHRGIKSANILLDDKYQAKVSNFGASRSITIDQTHLTTQVQRTFGYVDPEYFRSSYFTEKSDVYSFGVVLVELLTGQKPIRSTDAEEDKSLARYFIQAMKENRLFEVLDDRVLKEAEKEEIITVAMLAKRCLNLNGRKRPTMKEVAFELRGIRESIGASILQQNCEETDFVDGDIIGHDFGRNSSSSGSSLNSVSVSVDADPLISNKW, encoded by the exons ATGTCAAATGATGTAACAGTCCTCC GTTGCGGTGGTGGGCTTGCGTTATTCTTTCTACTCATTGGAATATGGTGGTTGTACAAGTttacaaaaagaagaagggaaatcaagctcaagcataagttctttaaaaaaaatggtggtttattattacaacaagaatTGTCTTCCAATGAAGGTAATATTGAGAAAATGAAGTTATTTACTTCAAAAGACTTGGAGAAAGCCACCGACAACTACAATGCCAATCGAATCCTTGGTCAAGGAGGCCAAGGTATTGTATACAAAGGAATGTTAGTAGATGGACGAATTGTGGCGGTTAAAAAAGCTAAAATATTGGATGAGAGTAATCTCGAGCAATTCATCAATGAGGTAgtaattttatctcaaattgaCCCCAGAAATGTTGTTAAGTTGTTGGGATGTTGCTTGGAGACAGAAGTTCCTCTTTTGGTGTATGAATTTATTCCAAATGGAAGTCTCAATCAATACATACACTATCGATCCGAGGAGTTTCCAATCACATGGGAAATGTATTTATCCATTGCTTTTGAAGTTTCAGGTGCTCTATCTTATCTGCATTCAGCTGCATCTATTCCTATTTATCATCGAGGCATCAAGTCTGCAAACATACTTTTGGACGATAAATATCAAGCCaaagtttcaaattttgggGCTTCTAGATCTATAACAATTGATCAAACTCACTTGACCACTCAAGTACAAAGAACTTTTGGATATGTAGATCCAGAATACTTTCGGTCAAGTTATTTTACAGAAAAAAGTGATGTTTATAGTTTTGGTGTAGTTCTTGTTGAGCTTTTAACTGGACAGAAACCTATCCGTTCAACTGACGCTGAAGAAGATAAGAGTTTAGCAAGATATTTTATCCAAGCAATGAAAGAGAACCGTCTGTTTGAAGTCCTTGATGATCGAGTTCTTAAGGAAGCTGAGAAAGAAGAGATTATTACCGTTGCTATGCTTGCAAAAAGATGCTTGAACTTGAATGGGAGAAAGAGACCTACGATGAAAGAAGTGGCATTTGAATTACGGGGTATAAGAGAATCAATTGGAGCTTCCATTTTGCAGCAAAATTGTGAAGAGACTGATTTTGTGGATGGTGACATTATTGGACATGATTTCGGAAGAAATTCATCTTCTAGTGGGTCAAGTTTAAATAGTGTCTCAGTTTCTGTAGATGCCGACCctttaatttcaaacaaatgGTGA